The following are from one region of the Synechococcus sp. CBW1108 genome:
- a CDS encoding CP12 domain-containing protein: MKNIDEHIQQDQSEIEAARAAGDMGKVRHLEEELQGLKEFKEHHPEDSHDPSPLEVFCDLNPSAPECRVYDD, translated from the coding sequence ATGAAGAACATCGATGAGCACATCCAGCAAGACCAGAGCGAGATAGAAGCCGCTCGTGCCGCTGGCGACATGGGCAAGGTTCGCCACCTGGAAGAGGAGCTCCAGGGGCTCAAGGAGTTCAAGGAGCACCATCCCGAGGACAGCCACGACCCCTCCCCCCTGGAGGTGTTCTGCGACCTGAACCCCTCAGCCCCCGAGTGCCGCGTCTACGACGACTGA
- the obgE gene encoding GTPase ObgE has protein sequence MQFIDQARIAVKAGRGGDGIVTFRREKYVPAGGPSGGDGGRGGDVLLVADANLQTLLDFKYKRLFAAIEGRRGGPNRRTGASGDHLVIKVPCGTQVRDARTAILLGDLTDPGEELLVALGGRGGLGNAHYLSNRNRAPEKFTEGRDGEDWLLQLELKLLAEVGIIGLPNAGKSTLIAVLSAARPKIADYPFTTLVPNLGVVRRPSGDGTVFADIPGLIAGAARGAGLGHDFLRHIERTRLLVHLLDSSSGDVLADLQVVERELSAYGHGLDQRPRLVVLSKIELLEPTELASKLKILNRHVAGQGGQPVLAISAAAARNLPELLAAVWQQLGIASA, from the coding sequence ATGCAGTTCATCGATCAGGCCCGGATCGCGGTCAAGGCCGGCCGCGGGGGTGACGGAATCGTCACCTTTCGGCGCGAGAAATATGTGCCCGCCGGTGGGCCCTCCGGCGGCGATGGCGGTCGTGGCGGGGATGTGCTGCTGGTGGCCGATGCCAACCTCCAGACCCTGCTGGATTTCAAGTACAAGCGCCTGTTTGCCGCCATCGAGGGGCGGCGGGGCGGCCCCAACCGCCGCACCGGTGCCAGCGGTGATCACCTGGTGATCAAGGTGCCCTGTGGCACCCAGGTGCGCGACGCCCGCACGGCAATCCTGCTCGGCGATCTCACCGACCCCGGCGAGGAGCTGCTGGTGGCCCTGGGCGGCCGCGGCGGCCTGGGCAATGCCCACTACCTCAGCAACCGCAACCGGGCGCCGGAAAAGTTCACCGAAGGCAGGGACGGCGAAGACTGGCTGCTGCAGCTGGAGCTCAAACTGCTTGCCGAGGTGGGGATCATCGGCCTGCCCAATGCCGGCAAGAGCACCCTGATCGCCGTGCTGTCAGCGGCGCGGCCCAAGATCGCCGACTACCCATTCACCACCCTGGTGCCAAACCTGGGCGTGGTGCGCAGGCCCAGTGGCGATGGCACCGTCTTTGCCGACATCCCCGGCCTGATCGCCGGTGCGGCCCGGGGGGCAGGCCTGGGCCACGACTTCCTGCGCCATATCGAGCGCACCCGCCTGCTGGTGCATCTGCTCGATTCCAGCTCAGGCGACGTGCTGGCGGATCTGCAGGTGGTGGAAAGGGAGCTAAGCGCCTATGGCCATGGCCTTGATCAACGGCCGCGCCTGGTGGTGCTCAGTAAGATCGAGCTGTTGGAACCTACAGAGCTGGCGAGCAAGCTCAAGATCCTGAATCGCCATGTGGCGGGCCAGGGTGGCCAGCCGGTGCTGGCCATTTCGGCGGCGGCAGCCAGGAATTTGCCGGAGCTGCTGGCCGCGGTGTGGCAGCAGCTCGGCATTGCCTCGGCATAA
- a CDS encoding ABC transporter ATP-binding protein has translation MAEVRFQQVSKTYPPRRGSEPVEVLRQLDLDIEDGEFLVLVGPSGCGKSTLLRLLAGLEQPTGGEIYVGSRPVSQLRPAQRDVAMVFQSYALYPHLSVADNIGFGLRRSRRRSLLQQLQDSLHLASRGLPRRLQLHSPREGRIAERIAEVAETLELGQLLERLPKELSGGQKQRVALGRAIARQPAVFLMDEPLSNLDAKLRTGTRTQIVELQRRLGTTTLYVTHDQVEAMTMGHRIAVLNAGRLQQLGTPMELYQWPANLFVAQFIGSPPMNLLPVQAIGSAQVQLGSRKLAVEGPLAEALAARTGQELTGGLRPEHFQLAPATNRNLRAEVSHGEALGNEQLLTCRLEEGGHLVQVRVGPEVSLPPGASLHLDVDPRGWRLFDRAGDALPPSRPRAALPELKLP, from the coding sequence TTGGCAGAGGTTCGCTTCCAGCAGGTCAGCAAGACCTACCCACCCCGCCGGGGGAGCGAGCCGGTGGAGGTGCTGCGCCAACTCGATCTCGATATCGAGGACGGCGAATTCCTGGTGTTGGTGGGGCCGTCGGGCTGCGGCAAGAGCACCCTGCTGCGCCTGCTGGCGGGCCTGGAACAGCCCACTGGCGGCGAGATCTACGTGGGCAGCCGGCCCGTGAGCCAGCTGCGCCCGGCCCAGCGCGACGTGGCCATGGTGTTTCAGAGCTATGCGCTCTATCCCCACCTGAGCGTGGCCGACAACATCGGCTTCGGGCTGCGGCGCAGCCGCCGGCGCAGCCTCCTGCAGCAGCTGCAGGACAGCCTGCACCTGGCCAGCCGGGGCCTGCCGCGGCGACTGCAGCTGCACTCGCCACGGGAAGGGCGCATTGCCGAGCGGATCGCCGAGGTGGCCGAAACCCTGGAGCTAGGCCAGCTGCTGGAGCGGCTGCCCAAGGAACTCTCCGGCGGCCAGAAGCAGCGTGTGGCCCTGGGCCGGGCCATCGCCCGGCAGCCGGCGGTGTTCCTGATGGATGAACCGCTCAGCAACCTCGACGCCAAGCTGCGCACCGGCACCCGCACCCAAATCGTTGAGCTGCAGCGGCGCCTGGGCACCACCACCTTGTATGTCACCCACGACCAGGTGGAGGCCATGACCATGGGCCACCGCATCGCCGTGCTCAACGCCGGCCGGCTGCAGCAACTGGGCACACCGATGGAGCTCTACCAGTGGCCCGCCAATTTGTTTGTGGCCCAGTTCATCGGCAGCCCGCCGATGAATCTGCTGCCGGTGCAGGCGATCGGCTCGGCTCAGGTGCAGCTGGGCAGCCGCAAGCTTGCAGTGGAGGGTCCCCTGGCCGAGGCGCTGGCGGCCCGCACCGGCCAGGAGCTCACCGGTGGGCTGCGGCCGGAGCACTTCCAGCTAGCTCCCGCCACCAACCGCAACCTGAGGGCCGAGGTGAGCCATGGCGAAGCCCTGGGCAACGAACAACTGCTCACCTGCCGGCTGGAGGAGGGCGGTCACCTGGTGCAGGTTCGGGTCGGCCCAGAGGTAAGCCTGCCGCCGGGGGCAAGCCTGCACCTGGATGTGGATCCCCGCGGCTGGCGCCTGTTCGATCGGGCTGGCGATGCCCTGCCCCCATCGAGGCCTCGGGCCGCGCTGCCGGAACTGAAGCTGCCGTGA
- a CDS encoding nucleotidyltransferase family protein, translating to MTQSLLRWPEPELVLHQVFGWAELMAVQHPGLERVGVFGSYGRGDAGVGSDLDLLCPGVHSRRAR from the coding sequence TTGACGCAATCACTACTGCGCTGGCCTGAGCCGGAGCTGGTGCTTCACCAGGTTTTCGGCTGGGCCGAACTGATGGCGGTGCAGCACCCCGGCCTGGAGCGGGTGGGCGTTTTCGGCAGCTACGGCCGCGGCGACGCCGGCGTGGGCAGCGACCTGGATCTGCTGTGCCCTGGTGTTCACTCCCGCCGAGCACGGTGA
- a CDS encoding Uma2 family endonuclease, protein MTLAPASTEAPLSPKPPCTGSPCPGLLIPEQPCGSLTLPLPLSGSLRLNPEQFAELCQANPEAVLELAADGSLIPMTPTGGETGARNANLLFQIQAWTRTAGGWKVFDSSTGFRLPDNSVLSPDVSLVDLDRWQALSGAERRGFAPLCPDLVVELASPSDDGPRGITALRQKMAAYQRNGAKLGWLLIPAERTAEVWGPLADGKQGWRIGAATRLDGAPHFPALVLELEEIWAG, encoded by the coding sequence ATGACGCTCGCCCCAGCCAGTACCGAAGCGCCGCTCTCCCCCAAGCCGCCCTGCACTGGCTCGCCCTGCCCTGGGCTTTTGATCCCGGAACAACCGTGCGGCTCGCTGACTCTGCCGCTGCCGCTCAGCGGCAGCCTGAGGCTCAACCCGGAGCAGTTCGCCGAGCTGTGCCAGGCCAATCCTGAGGCCGTGCTTGAGCTGGCCGCTGATGGCTCCCTGATCCCGATGACTCCTACCGGAGGCGAAACAGGAGCCCGCAACGCCAACCTGCTCTTTCAGATTCAGGCCTGGACGCGTACCGCCGGCGGCTGGAAGGTGTTCGACAGCTCCACCGGTTTCCGCCTGCCGGACAACTCGGTGCTCAGTCCTGATGTCTCGCTGGTTGACCTGGATCGCTGGCAGGCCCTCAGCGGGGCAGAGCGCCGTGGCTTCGCGCCGCTCTGCCCCGATCTGGTGGTGGAACTGGCCAGTCCCAGCGATGACGGCCCGCGCGGGATCACCGCATTGCGCCAGAAGATGGCCGCCTACCAGCGCAACGGGGCCAAGCTGGGCTGGTTGCTGATCCCAGCAGAGCGGACCGCGGAAGTGTGGGGACCGCTGGCCGATGGCAAGCAGGGCTGGCGGATCGGGGCTGCCACCCGGCTGGATGGGGCGCCCCACTTTCCCGCTCTGGTGCTGGAGCTGGAGGAAATCTGGGCGGGCTGA
- a CDS encoding type II toxin-antitoxin system Phd/YefM family antitoxin yields MVSATEARRRLYALIDEVGQSHQPVQIHGKRGNAVLISEADWHSIEETLHLLAIPGMRESILEGMATEASELSSEPGW; encoded by the coding sequence ATTGTGTCGGCCACGGAAGCTCGCAGGCGCCTCTACGCCTTAATTGATGAGGTGGGGCAATCCCATCAACCGGTGCAGATCCACGGCAAGAGGGGGAACGCGGTCCTGATTTCCGAGGCCGACTGGCACTCGATTGAGGAAACGCTCCATCTGTTGGCCATTCCCGGGATGCGCGAGTCGATCCTGGAAGGAATGGCCACCGAAGCCTCAGAACTGAGCAGCGAACCAGGCTGGTGA
- a CDS encoding Txe/YoeB family addiction module toxin, which produces MSWTVLFTKQAQKDARKLASASPALKQKAQALLDLLAADPYQQPPPYEALVGDLSGCCSRRINIQHRLVYQVLEDLRLVKVLRMWTRN; this is translated from the coding sequence GTGAGCTGGACCGTTTTATTCACCAAACAGGCTCAGAAGGATGCCCGCAAACTTGCCTCCGCCTCGCCTGCTCTAAAGCAGAAAGCCCAGGCCCTGCTTGATCTGTTGGCTGCTGATCCCTACCAACAACCACCGCCCTACGAAGCCCTGGTGGGAGATCTCAGCGGATGCTGCTCCAGGCGGATCAACATCCAACACCGGTTGGTGTATCAAGTGCTGGAGGACTTGCGCCTGGTGAAGGTGTTACGCATGTGGACTCGCAACTAA
- a CDS encoding endonuclease MutS2, with amino-acid sequence MSDAAIAAETLVLLEWPRLAAHLASFASTDAGGRHCRALPLPADLAASQRLLAETTELLGLDGLVEGGLSFLGAVDISPTVALGAKGGCAGGEQLLALAGTLAAARRLRRQIDDPELRPVCTELVSELRTLPELEQRLHHCLEEGGRVADRASEELAALRRRLQAALAERRERLQELVRRYGPLLQDSVISERSGRPVLAVKAGAAGQVKGLVHDSSASGQTVFIEPQAVISLGNRLRELQGQERELEREVLLALSALVGEQAEPLDQLHGILVRLDAALARARYGAWLGAVRPVLLDGSAAPFELRDLRHPLLLWQHKREGGQPVVPVTIQVAPELRVVAITGPNTGGKTVTLKSVGLAALMARAGLFLPCSGTPRLPWCALVLADIGDEQSLQQNLSTFSGHIRRIARILAALPAGAGEGLVAGPALVLLDEVGAGTDPLEGSALATALLKHLADRARLTIATTHFGELKALKYNDPRFENASVAFNVETLSPTYHLQWGIPGRSNALAIASRLGLAGAVLSEAEALLAPRGEGEVNQVIAGLENQRQRQQEAAEEAAVLLARTELLHEELLERWQQQKQQSAELQEQRRQQLERSIRQGQNEVKRIIRRLRQGSGSGAASSAALGETARQAGQRLKHLEQQHRPTPERREHRGWMPVVGDRVRVLSLGKAGEVLALSDDGRELTVRCGLMRLTLELAAIEGLHGEKPSPPEVQVQVKGQRGLGGRGPAVRSERNTVDVRGLRVHEAEAQLEERLRQANGPVWVIHGIGTGKLKGGLRAWLATVPYVERVSDAEQGDGGAGCSVVWVK; translated from the coding sequence GTGAGTGATGCCGCCATCGCCGCCGAAACCCTGGTGCTGCTGGAGTGGCCGCGGCTGGCGGCCCACCTGGCCAGCTTTGCCAGCACCGACGCCGGTGGTCGCCACTGCCGCGCCCTGCCCCTGCCTGCCGATCTCGCCGCCAGTCAACGGCTGCTGGCCGAAACCACCGAGTTGTTGGGTCTCGATGGGTTGGTGGAGGGCGGCCTCAGTTTCCTGGGGGCGGTGGACATCAGCCCCACGGTGGCCCTGGGCGCCAAGGGCGGCTGCGCCGGTGGCGAGCAGCTGCTGGCCCTGGCCGGCACCCTGGCGGCGGCGCGGCGGCTGAGGCGTCAGATCGACGATCCGGAGCTGCGACCGGTCTGCACCGAGCTGGTGAGCGAGCTGCGCACCCTGCCGGAGCTGGAGCAGCGCCTGCACCACTGCCTGGAGGAGGGCGGCCGGGTGGCGGATCGGGCCAGCGAGGAGCTGGCGGCCCTGCGCCGCCGCCTGCAGGCGGCGTTGGCCGAGCGGCGCGAGCGGCTGCAGGAGCTGGTGCGCCGCTACGGGCCCCTGCTGCAAGACAGCGTGATCTCGGAGCGCTCAGGCCGGCCGGTGCTGGCGGTGAAGGCCGGGGCCGCCGGCCAGGTGAAGGGCCTGGTGCACGACAGCTCCGCCTCGGGCCAGACGGTGTTCATCGAACCCCAGGCGGTGATCTCCCTCGGCAACCGCCTGCGGGAGCTGCAGGGGCAGGAGCGGGAACTCGAGCGTGAGGTGCTGTTGGCCCTCAGCGCCCTGGTGGGGGAGCAGGCGGAGCCGTTGGATCAGCTGCATGGGATTTTGGTGCGCCTGGATGCTGCCCTGGCCCGGGCCCGCTACGGCGCCTGGCTGGGGGCGGTGCGCCCTGTGCTGCTGGACGGCTCGGCGGCCCCCTTTGAGCTGCGCGACCTGCGCCATCCGCTGCTGCTGTGGCAGCACAAGCGCGAGGGCGGTCAGCCGGTGGTGCCGGTGACGATTCAGGTGGCCCCAGAGCTGCGGGTGGTGGCGATTACCGGCCCGAACACCGGCGGCAAGACCGTCACCCTCAAGAGTGTGGGCCTGGCGGCGCTGATGGCCAGGGCCGGCCTGTTCCTGCCCTGCAGCGGCACGCCGCGCCTGCCCTGGTGCGCTCTTGTGCTGGCCGACATCGGCGATGAGCAATCGCTGCAGCAGAACCTCTCCACCTTCAGCGGCCACATCCGCCGCATCGCCCGCATCCTGGCTGCCCTTCCCGCTGGGGCTGGGGAAGGTCTGGTGGCGGGGCCGGCCCTGGTGCTGCTCGATGAGGTGGGTGCCGGCACCGATCCGCTCGAGGGTTCGGCCCTGGCCACGGCCCTGCTCAAGCACCTGGCCGATCGGGCCCGGCTGACTATCGCCACCACCCACTTCGGCGAACTCAAGGCCCTCAAGTACAACGACCCGCGCTTCGAGAACGCCTCGGTGGCGTTCAACGTGGAGACCCTCTCACCCACCTACCACCTGCAGTGGGGCATCCCAGGCCGCAGCAATGCCCTGGCGATCGCCAGCCGCCTCGGCCTCGCTGGCGCCGTGCTGAGCGAGGCCGAAGCGCTGCTGGCGCCGCGCGGCGAGGGGGAGGTGAACCAGGTGATCGCTGGGCTGGAAAACCAGCGCCAGCGCCAGCAGGAGGCCGCCGAGGAGGCCGCTGTTCTGCTGGCCCGCACCGAGCTGCTGCATGAGGAGCTGCTGGAGCGCTGGCAGCAGCAAAAGCAGCAGAGCGCCGAGCTGCAGGAGCAGCGGCGCCAGCAGCTGGAGCGCTCGATTCGCCAGGGCCAGAATGAGGTGAAGCGGATCATCCGCCGGTTGCGCCAGGGTTCAGGCTCGGGGGCCGCCAGCAGCGCCGCCCTGGGTGAAACCGCCCGCCAGGCCGGCCAGCGGCTCAAGCACCTCGAGCAGCAGCACCGCCCCACCCCGGAGCGGCGCGAGCATCGCGGCTGGATGCCGGTGGTTGGCGATCGGGTGCGGGTGTTGTCGCTGGGCAAAGCCGGCGAGGTGCTGGCCCTCTCCGATGACGGCCGGGAGCTCACCGTGCGCTGCGGCCTGATGCGGCTGACCCTGGAGCTGGCCGCGATCGAGGGGCTTCATGGCGAAAAACCGTCACCCCCTGAGGTGCAGGTGCAGGTCAAGGGGCAGCGGGGGCTGGGCGGCCGGGGCCCCGCTGTGCGCAGTGAGCGCAACACGGTGGACGTGCGCGGCCTCAGGGTGCATGAGGCGGAGGCCCAACTGGAGGAGCGCCTGCGCCAGGCCAATGGCCCGGTGTGGGTGATCCACGGCATCGGCACCGGCAAGCTCAAGGGCGGCCTGCGGGCCTGGTTGGCAACGGTGCCCTACGTGGAGAGGGTGAGCGATGCCGAGCAGGGCGACGGGGGCGCGGGCTGCAGCGTGGTGTGGGTGAAGTGA
- a CDS encoding nucleotidyltransferase family protein, with the protein MAKTPLLTPLQREHWQRRWASEAGQLQQRRRQLLEVAATVASELRAQWPEVSLWLFGSSLGPGFHADSDLDLAVAQLPAGDLIEALDLAQRCAGRELDRHKASPVALDLVRLEALPLCWQERIQRDGQPLR; encoded by the coding sequence ATGGCCAAGACGCCCCTGCTGACACCCCTACAGCGTGAACACTGGCAGCGCCGCTGGGCCAGCGAGGCCGGGCAATTGCAGCAGCGCCGCCGCCAGCTGCTGGAGGTGGCGGCGACCGTGGCGTCCGAGCTGCGTGCTCAGTGGCCCGAAGTGTCGCTCTGGCTATTTGGCTCGAGCCTGGGACCAGGCTTTCATGCCGATTCGGATCTCGATTTAGCTGTGGCACAGTTGCCGGCCGGGGACCTGATTGAGGCTTTGGATTTGGCGCAACGCTGCGCTGGTCGGGAACTAGACCGCCACAAAGCCTCGCCGGTCGCCCTCGACCTTGTGCGACTGGAGGCGTTGCCCTTGTGCTGGCAGGAGCGGATCCAGCGAGATGGCCAACCCCTGCGCTGA
- a CDS encoding VOC family protein: MAPAPVHRLGHVALRVQDMERAKAFYLSLGLQLTWDAPDWAYLEWPGGGTGIALLSESYRAAGPHFAFHFHQRSEVDEVRAGLLAAGHSCGPVHDHRDGTASFYLQDPEGNWLEMLYEPAGGIPSNLGG, from the coding sequence ATGGCTCCGGCCCCAGTCCATCGCCTTGGCCATGTGGCCCTGCGGGTGCAGGACATGGAGCGGGCCAAGGCTTTCTATCTCTCCTTGGGCTTGCAACTCACCTGGGATGCCCCCGACTGGGCCTACCTGGAATGGCCAGGCGGCGGCACGGGCATCGCCCTGCTCAGCGAAAGCTACCGGGCCGCAGGCCCCCACTTCGCTTTCCACTTTCACCAGCGCTCGGAGGTGGATGAGGTACGCGCCGGCCTGTTGGCGGCCGGCCACAGCTGTGGTCCGGTGCACGACCACCGCGACGGCACGGCCTCCTTCTACCTGCAGGATCCGGAAGGCAACTGGCTGGAGATGCTCTATGAGCCCGCCGGCGGAATCCCCTCCAACCTGGGCGGCTGA
- the hemB gene encoding porphobilinogen synthase, translating to MELTYRPRRLRRTPALRAMVREHQLSAADFIYPLFVHEGASNEPIGAMPGAMRWSLEGLVEEVGRAWDLGIRCVVLFPKVADGLKTEDGAECFNEHGLIPRAIRRLKEMHPGMAIMTDVALDPYSCDGHDGIVSDGGVVLNDETVAVLCKQAVAQARAGADLIGPSDMMDGRVGAIREALDEEGFEHIGIISYTAKYASAYYGPFREALDSAPRAAAGKPIPGDKSTYQMDPANGREALTEAQLDEHEGADIIMVKPGLAYLDIIYRLRGETELPIAAYNVSGEYAMVKAAAERGWIDERAVVLETLLCFKRAGADLILTYHACEAAQWLRQG from the coding sequence ATGGAGCTCACCTACCGCCCCCGCAGGCTGCGCCGCACCCCGGCCCTGCGGGCGATGGTGCGGGAGCACCAGCTCAGCGCCGCCGACTTCATCTATCCGCTCTTTGTGCATGAGGGCGCCAGCAACGAGCCGATCGGGGCCATGCCAGGGGCCATGCGCTGGAGCTTGGAGGGGCTGGTGGAGGAAGTGGGCCGCGCCTGGGACCTGGGCATCCGCTGCGTGGTGCTGTTCCCCAAGGTGGCCGACGGCCTCAAAACGGAGGACGGGGCCGAGTGCTTCAACGAGCATGGCCTGATCCCCCGAGCCATTCGCCGGCTCAAGGAGATGCATCCGGGCATGGCGATCATGACCGACGTGGCCCTGGATCCCTATTCCTGCGATGGCCACGACGGCATCGTCAGCGATGGGGGGGTGGTGCTCAACGATGAGACGGTGGCGGTGCTCTGCAAGCAGGCCGTGGCCCAGGCCCGGGCCGGTGCCGACCTGATCGGCCCCAGCGACATGATGGACGGCCGGGTTGGGGCCATCCGCGAGGCTCTCGATGAGGAGGGTTTTGAGCACATCGGCATCATCAGCTATACCGCCAAATACGCCTCCGCCTATTACGGCCCCTTCCGTGAAGCCCTGGATTCCGCTCCTCGGGCCGCCGCCGGCAAGCCCATCCCTGGCGACAAATCTACTTATCAAATGGATCCGGCCAATGGCCGTGAAGCCCTCACCGAGGCCCAGCTCGATGAGCACGAGGGCGCTGACATCATCATGGTGAAGCCAGGCCTGGCCTACCTCGACATCATTTACCGGCTGCGGGGTGAAACCGAGCTTCCCATTGCCGCATACAACGTCAGCGGTGAATACGCCATGGTCAAGGCGGCGGCTGAGAGGGGCTGGATCGACGAGCGGGCGGTGGTGCTGGAAACCCTGCTCTGCTTCAAACGGGCCGGCGCCGATCTGATCCTCACCTATCACGCCTGCGAGGCGGCCCAGTGGCTGAGGCAGGGATGA
- a CDS encoding DnaJ C-terminal domain-containing protein, with product MGANGYRDYFKVLGVERSADADAIKRAFRKLARQYHPDVNPGDAGAEAKFKEVSEAYEVLSDPDKRRRYEQFGQYWSQAGGGSGTGGVDVDFGRYGNFDDFINDLLGRFGGPAPGGAPGGFGFSSGFPGGFAGGMSGGGRAPAVNLDAEASISLSFADAFRGSERTLAVNDERVQVRIPPGVKHGSRLRLKSKGNLQPGTGRRGDLYLNLQLQEHPVWKLDGDQLRAELPLSLDELALGGEVRVATPDGEASVQVPPGMTLGRSLRLKGKGWPLKDGRGDLLLTPVLKLPGQLSAEERQLLEQLRAARSADPRAGWIQAARL from the coding sequence ATGGGCGCAAACGGCTACCGCGACTACTTCAAAGTGCTGGGCGTGGAGCGGAGCGCCGATGCGGACGCCATCAAGCGGGCCTTTCGCAAGCTGGCCCGCCAGTACCACCCGGATGTCAATCCAGGCGATGCGGGTGCCGAGGCCAAGTTCAAGGAGGTGAGCGAGGCCTATGAGGTGCTCTCCGACCCGGATAAGCGCCGCCGCTATGAACAGTTTGGCCAGTACTGGAGCCAGGCCGGCGGCGGCTCTGGCACGGGCGGGGTGGACGTTGACTTCGGCCGCTACGGCAATTTCGACGATTTCATCAACGACCTGCTGGGACGTTTTGGTGGGCCCGCCCCTGGCGGTGCCCCGGGCGGTTTCGGTTTTAGTTCGGGCTTTCCCGGTGGATTTGCCGGCGGTATGTCCGGAGGTGGCCGCGCCCCGGCGGTGAATCTCGATGCTGAGGCCAGCATCAGCCTCTCCTTTGCCGACGCCTTCCGCGGTTCCGAGCGCACCCTGGCCGTCAACGACGAGCGGGTGCAGGTGCGCATCCCCCCGGGGGTGAAGCACGGCAGCCGGCTGCGGCTTAAGAGCAAGGGCAATCTGCAGCCCGGCACCGGCCGCCGCGGCGACCTCTACCTCAACCTGCAGCTCCAGGAGCATCCGGTGTGGAAGCTCGACGGCGACCAGCTGCGGGCCGAGCTACCCCTCAGCCTCGATGAGCTGGCCCTCGGCGGCGAGGTGCGGGTGGCCACCCCCGATGGAGAGGCCTCCGTCCAGGTGCCCCCCGGCATGACCCTGGGCCGCAGCCTGCGGCTCAAGGGCAAGGGTTGGCCGCTCAAGGACGGCCGCGGCGACCTGCTGCTCACCCCGGTGCTCAAGTTGCCAGGCCAGCTCAGTGCCGAGGAACGGCAGTTGCTGGAGCAGTTGCGCGCCGCCCGCAGTGCCGATCCCCGGGCGGGTTGGATTCAGGCCGCCCGTCTCTAG
- a CDS encoding DUF938 domain-containing protein produces MVLSPACERNKQPLLALLQAWLPERARVLEIGSGNGQHAAYFGANIPALTWQASERQEGLAILRGQLAGLARQELAPAAELPTAIRLDVTEAEQWPNGRFDAVFSANTCHIMPALALPQLLAGVHQVLEPGGLLLLYGPFHDGGVHTAASNLSFDAHLRSLDPAMGVRDALELKQQALAVGLEPLDDVAMPTNNRTLIFSSGPWQSSRMLP; encoded by the coding sequence GTGGTCCTCTCCCCAGCCTGCGAACGCAATAAGCAGCCGCTCCTGGCCCTGCTTCAAGCCTGGCTGCCCGAGCGGGCGCGGGTGCTTGAGATTGGCTCCGGCAACGGTCAGCACGCCGCCTATTTCGGCGCGAACATCCCAGCTTTGACCTGGCAAGCCAGCGAGCGACAGGAGGGGCTGGCAATCCTGCGGGGCCAACTGGCAGGCCTGGCCCGGCAGGAGCTGGCGCCAGCTGCCGAACTGCCCACAGCAATCCGCCTCGATGTGACCGAGGCCGAACAGTGGCCTAACGGCCGCTTCGACGCCGTATTCAGCGCCAACACCTGCCACATCATGCCGGCACTGGCCCTGCCCCAGCTGCTGGCCGGAGTGCACCAGGTGCTGGAGCCCGGTGGCCTGCTGCTGCTCTACGGCCCCTTTCACGACGGTGGGGTGCACACCGCGGCCAGCAACCTCAGTTTCGATGCCCATCTGCGCAGCCTCGATCCAGCCATGGGGGTGCGGGATGCACTTGAGCTAAAGCAGCAAGCCCTCGCCGTGGGCCTGGAGCCCCTTGACGATGTGGCCATGCCAACCAACAACCGCACCCTGATCTTCAGCTCAGGGCCCTGGCAATCCAGCAGGATGTTGCCATGA
- a CDS encoding SemiSWEET transporter has protein sequence MSQQTSAIELLGYAAASLTTLSFIPQAMRTLSSGDTRGISLSMYAFFTSGIALWLVYGIFTRNGPLIIANAITVVLSGLILQRKLEDHLGEKRSNSKAGSSKTGRKHRITRPRTRASQL, from the coding sequence ATGAGCCAACAAACATCCGCCATTGAACTGCTGGGCTACGCGGCAGCTTCCCTGACCACCTTGAGCTTCATTCCCCAGGCAATGAGAACCCTCAGCAGTGGCGACACCCGGGGGATCTCCCTAAGCATGTATGCCTTTTTCACCAGTGGTATTGCCCTGTGGCTGGTTTATGGCATTTTCACGCGCAATGGCCCTCTGATCATTGCCAATGCGATCACGGTTGTGCTCTCGGGCCTGATTCTGCAGCGCAAGCTGGAGGATCATTTAGGCGAAAAGCGCAGCAACAGCAAAGCCGGGTCTAGCAAAACCGGGAGAAAGCATAGAATTACCAGGCCGAGGACACGAGCAAGTCAATTATAA